A genomic window from Geovibrio ferrireducens includes:
- a CDS encoding MarR family winged helix-turn-helix transcriptional regulator, with protein sequence MERKLFLHLFLNISKLLEDRIREDLDPMGIFHGQGKVLAELYKNDGMTQISIAKTLGISPATVTNMVKRMEAGGLVKRYSDKHDDRVIRVHLTKEGNRSAEKVIEVWENIDGYIRTLMPETDLESLHKVLDKLRFGLGGTDEGCESDCRESVLQS encoded by the coding sequence ATGGAGCGCAAACTGTTTCTGCATCTGTTTTTGAACATTTCAAAACTTCTGGAAGACCGGATTCGTGAAGACCTTGATCCCATGGGCATATTCCACGGGCAGGGTAAAGTCCTCGCCGAGTTATACAAAAATGACGGCATGACCCAGATAAGTATAGCCAAAACCCTCGGCATATCACCTGCGACCGTCACTAATATGGTGAAAAGAATGGAAGCGGGCGGTCTGGTAAAACGCTACAGTGACAAACACGACGACAGAGTTATCCGCGTTCACCTCACCAAAGAGGGGAACAGGTCTGCGGAGAAAGTTATTGAAGTCTGGGAAAATATAGACGGCTACATCAGAACTCTGATGCCTGAAACAGACCTTGAGTCACTTCACAAGGTGCTGGATAAATTAAGATTCGGTCTCGGCGGAACAGACGAAGGGTGTGAATCAGACTGTAGGGAATCTGTTTTACAGTCCTGA
- a CDS encoding ABC transporter permease → MGRLNRIKALMIKEIHAVWRDPKSRIVLIAPLTVQLFIFSFAATLEVKNVALGINNSDGGKHGYELVQRFAGSKTFGRVVFLNSHGQADSAIDEQDVLAVLSIPQDFSRRIEAGEQGKIQILLDGRRSNASQIVMGYISAVINTYSDELRQKAGGKPLPAVVSGRSFYNENLIYMWFNVPSLMGILTMVGTIVLTSLSVAREREQGTFDQLLVSPLMPWEILAGKTVPPMAVGMTQGSVILLFSYFVFGVPFRGSVLMLYAALFVFALSVTGIGLFISSLAKTQQQAILGAFVFMVPAVALSGFAAPFENMPSWLQAVMQINPLKHFLIVLKGVYLKDMSAANVFANALPLVYIAALNLTLAGVLFRRRLE, encoded by the coding sequence ATGGGCAGGCTGAACAGAATAAAGGCACTGATGATAAAAGAGATACATGCAGTATGGCGTGACCCGAAAAGCCGCATAGTGCTCATTGCTCCGCTGACTGTTCAGCTTTTTATATTCTCATTCGCCGCCACTCTGGAGGTGAAAAATGTTGCGTTGGGAATAAACAATTCGGACGGCGGAAAGCACGGCTATGAGCTTGTGCAGAGGTTTGCAGGTTCAAAGACATTCGGCAGGGTGGTTTTTCTGAACAGCCACGGGCAGGCTGACAGCGCAATTGATGAGCAGGATGTTCTTGCGGTTCTCAGCATTCCGCAGGACTTCTCCCGCAGGATAGAGGCAGGGGAACAGGGGAAGATCCAGATTCTGCTGGACGGACGGAGGTCCAATGCATCGCAGATTGTAATGGGCTATATCAGCGCAGTGATCAATACATACTCTGATGAGCTGAGGCAAAAGGCAGGCGGAAAGCCGCTCCCCGCGGTGGTGAGCGGGCGGAGTTTCTATAATGAAAATCTTATCTATATGTGGTTTAATGTACCTTCACTGATGGGGATACTCACCATGGTGGGAACGATCGTGCTGACATCTCTTTCAGTTGCCAGAGAGAGGGAACAGGGGACATTTGATCAGCTTCTGGTCTCTCCGCTTATGCCATGGGAGATCCTTGCCGGCAAAACAGTTCCCCCCATGGCTGTGGGGATGACTCAGGGGAGCGTTATTCTTCTGTTTTCGTATTTTGTTTTCGGCGTTCCTTTCAGAGGCTCTGTGCTGATGCTTTATGCTGCGCTGTTTGTATTTGCGCTTTCGGTTACGGGGATAGGTCTTTTTATATCATCACTGGCAAAGACCCAGCAGCAGGCGATACTCGGCGCATTTGTGTTCATGGTTCCCGCTGTGGCTCTCTCAGGCTTTGCCGCTCCTTTTGAAAACATGCCCTCATGGCTTCAGGCTGTAATGCAGATAAATCCCCTTAAGCATTTTCTTATTGTGCTTAAAGGGGTTTATCTGAAAGATATGAGCGCGGCAAATGTTTTTGCAAACGCTCTGCCCCTTGTGTATATAGCCGCCCTGAACCTGACACTGGCAGGAGTGCTTTTCAGGCGGCGGCTGGAGTAG
- a CDS encoding PAS domain-containing sensor histidine kinase, translating into MFIKADLSRVFDGVPVAVHSINPEGVFEYANTSWLNLFGYPESEVLGKHLTDFIHPDYRTKAENKFREFTEKGELEMLHMKFIRKDGSEIKTSIHSFAVYGSSGTFMRSYAFVEPYNVQPEHTNSCPMPTQADVKNEFVNELLAAISHHWRQPLNALGLNIQNLSESFTSSEHEEMFKEFENISMSIILEMSETIDTFKDFFRVQEDGWFSISKAVGQTLSMYDSLLKESGVAVCVTCNCEEGQTVFTPEHRPVCSGLCKLASGSEINFKQVMMHLLSNAVNAIKRSGQIHGKIHINITNFKGGKTVEVVNNGGGISKEIMERIFEPYFTTSEVGQNKGLGLYLAKTLVEKSLGGTLKCTAEKSTTTFTVAIK; encoded by the coding sequence ATGTTTATTAAAGCTGACCTGAGCAGAGTATTTGACGGAGTTCCGGTTGCTGTTCATTCAATTAATCCCGAAGGTGTGTTTGAATACGCAAATACCAGTTGGCTGAACCTTTTCGGTTATCCTGAATCTGAAGTTCTGGGAAAACACCTGACCGATTTTATTCACCCGGACTACAGGACAAAGGCGGAAAACAAATTCCGCGAATTTACCGAAAAAGGCGAGCTTGAAATGCTGCACATGAAATTCATAAGGAAAGACGGAAGTGAGATCAAAACTTCCATACACTCCTTCGCTGTGTACGGAAGCAGCGGCACATTCATGCGCTCGTACGCTTTTGTCGAGCCTTACAATGTCCAGCCTGAGCACACAAACTCCTGCCCTATGCCCACCCAGGCGGATGTGAAAAATGAGTTTGTAAACGAGCTTCTGGCAGCAATATCCCACCACTGGCGTCAGCCGCTCAACGCACTTGGGCTGAATATACAGAACCTTTCAGAGTCCTTCACCTCCTCAGAGCACGAGGAAATGTTCAAAGAGTTTGAAAACATCAGCATGTCCATTATTCTGGAAATGTCAGAAACAATAGACACATTTAAAGATTTCTTCCGTGTGCAGGAGGACGGCTGGTTCAGCATATCAAAAGCTGTGGGGCAGACTCTGAGCATGTATGACTCGCTCCTGAAAGAATCCGGTGTTGCGGTATGCGTAACCTGCAACTGCGAAGAAGGGCAGACAGTTTTCACACCGGAGCACAGGCCTGTCTGCTCCGGTTTATGCAAGCTGGCATCAGGCAGCGAGATAAACTTCAAACAGGTGATGATGCATCTGCTGAGCAATGCTGTAAACGCTATAAAACGCTCAGGACAGATTCACGGAAAAATACACATCAATATCACAAACTTTAAAGGCGGGAAAACAGTCGAGGTCGTAAACAACGGCGGAGGCATAAGCAAGGAGATAATGGAGCGGATCTTCGAGCCTTATTTCACCACCTCTGAGGTGGGGCAGAACAAGGGGCTGGGGCTTTACCTCGCCAAGACCCTTGTGGAAAAATCCCTCGGCGGAACACTGAAATGCACTGCCGAAAAAAGCACAACGACCTTCACAGTCGCAATAAAATAG